The following are encoded in a window of Brevibacillus sp. DP1.3A genomic DNA:
- the panC gene encoding pantoate--beta-alanine ligase produces the protein MMQTMMQQVSTIAEMRVHIKEAHRQGKTIGMVPTMGFLHEGHLSLVKAAREVCDLVVMSIFVNPLQFGPNEDFESYPRDIERDSKMAEEAGVDLLFSPDVSEMYPKPMLTNISVANVTTPLCGASRPGHFDGVSTVVNKLFQIVQPDYAFFGQKDAQQVAVVTQMVQDLSMSVQIVPCPIVREADGLAMSSRNVYLSADERAQALVLSQSLKQAEEWLGEGMPLSEIKDRITQMISEQPLADIDYVEILSYPALTPVEQETAGQTILIALAVRFGKTRLIDNTITSIK, from the coding sequence ATGATGCAAACAATGATGCAGCAAGTCTCCACAATCGCAGAGATGCGCGTTCATATAAAAGAAGCACATCGGCAAGGCAAAACGATCGGGATGGTACCGACCATGGGCTTTCTGCATGAAGGACATCTCAGCTTGGTGAAAGCTGCCCGTGAAGTATGCGATTTGGTTGTGATGAGCATTTTCGTAAACCCGCTGCAATTCGGACCGAATGAAGACTTTGAAAGCTATCCGCGTGATATTGAACGGGATAGCAAAATGGCGGAAGAAGCGGGTGTGGACCTCCTGTTTAGCCCGGATGTCAGCGAGATGTATCCGAAACCGATGCTGACCAATATTTCAGTGGCAAATGTGACGACTCCATTGTGTGGAGCTTCTCGTCCGGGTCATTTTGATGGCGTATCGACTGTCGTCAATAAATTGTTTCAAATTGTCCAGCCCGATTACGCTTTTTTTGGACAAAAGGATGCCCAGCAGGTGGCTGTTGTGACGCAAATGGTTCAAGACTTGTCGATGTCAGTACAAATTGTTCCTTGCCCGATTGTCCGCGAAGCGGATGGTCTTGCCATGAGCTCTCGGAATGTATACTTGTCAGCGGATGAGCGAGCACAAGCACTCGTGCTATCACAAAGCCTGAAACAAGCAGAAGAATGGCTGGGTGAGGGCATGCCTCTTTCTGAAATCAAGGATCGAATCACGCAAATGATTTCCGAGCAGCCGCTGGCTGATATTGATTATGTGGAAATTTTGAGCTATCCAGCGCTTACACCAGTTGAGCAGGAAACGGCAGGTCAGACGATCCTCATCGCGCTAGCTGTTCGTTTTGGCAAAACACGTCTGATCGACAATACGATTACATCAATCAAGTAG
- the bshA gene encoding N-acetyl-alpha-D-glucosaminyl L-malate synthase BshA, which translates to MKIGITCYPSLGGSGVVATELGKLLAERGHQVHFITGGMPFRLGAFHPNIFYHEVEVNNYDVFKYPPYDLTLANRMAQVAKNENLDLLHVHYAVPHALCAFLAKQMVGDHLKIVTTLHGTDITVLGYDSNLSDMIRFGIERSDLVTAVSNDLIRQTKELLHTEKEIVPVYNFVDKRRYYPKEVSKLKKVFAPNGEKILMHISNFRPVKRVPDVIEIFSRVREEVPSRLILIGEGPEMGLVRKMIAELGLNDDVCFLGKQEDVAEVLSMADIMLLPSEKESFGLVALEAMACGVPVVATVAGGLPEVVLDGVNGFLRPIGDVEGMAKETIRLLQNEELYREFSANSIERSCKTFCHETIASQYEALYTNLLDSKSEESLSF; encoded by the coding sequence ATGAAGATCGGAATTACTTGCTATCCGTCATTGGGCGGATCGGGGGTAGTAGCCACAGAGCTGGGCAAGCTATTGGCCGAGCGAGGACATCAAGTCCATTTCATTACAGGTGGAATGCCATTTCGCTTAGGTGCGTTTCACCCGAACATTTTTTATCATGAAGTAGAAGTGAACAACTATGATGTTTTTAAATATCCACCTTATGATTTGACCTTGGCGAATAGAATGGCGCAAGTGGCGAAAAATGAAAACTTGGACTTATTACATGTGCATTATGCTGTGCCACATGCGTTGTGTGCGTTCCTCGCCAAGCAAATGGTAGGAGATCATTTGAAAATTGTGACCACCTTGCACGGGACTGATATTACTGTTCTGGGTTATGACTCGAATTTGAGTGATATGATCCGCTTCGGTATTGAGCGAAGCGATTTGGTAACAGCGGTGTCCAACGATTTGATCAGGCAGACGAAAGAGCTGCTCCATACTGAAAAAGAAATTGTCCCAGTGTACAACTTCGTTGACAAGCGGCGTTACTACCCGAAAGAAGTTTCGAAGCTGAAAAAGGTATTTGCACCGAATGGTGAAAAAATTCTTATGCACATTTCTAATTTCCGTCCGGTCAAACGAGTGCCGGATGTGATTGAAATATTCTCGCGAGTACGTGAAGAAGTGCCTTCCAGACTGATCCTCATTGGAGAAGGTCCCGAAATGGGTCTGGTCCGCAAGATGATCGCTGAGCTCGGTCTGAACGACGATGTTTGCTTCCTCGGCAAGCAGGAAGACGTCGCTGAGGTATTGTCGATGGCAGACATCATGCTGCTTCCATCCGAAAAGGAAAGCTTCGGTCTCGTCGCATTGGAAGCAATGGCTTGCGGCGTACCTGTCGTCGCTACAGTGGCCGGAGGCTTGCCTGAGGTCGTCCTGGATGGTGTGAACGGCTTCTTGCGTCCAATTGGGGACGTGGAAGGCATGGCGAAAGAAACGATTCGTCTCTTGCAAAACGAAGAGCTATACCGCGAATTCTCCGCGAATAGCATCGAGCGATCCTGCAAAACGTTTTGTCACGAAACGATTGCCTCTCAGTATGAAGCGCTTTACACCAACTTGCTGGACAGTAAATCCGAAGAAAGCCTAAGCTTTTGA
- a CDS encoding tetratricopeptide repeat protein, whose product MKIEDWFHTLRKKAQTIEEKWQGASEQERHQLAEQLFQLRQVSDTVVDLWLQFEEKLSNAIRSIKEMEGQLQAEEKKTHQSKVSAESPKAVEANPYEPIFRRGEGFYHLCMFQDAKKCFAELVQKSPDWESGRLYYAYSLLLCEDEELAFREFRLLGRTASSPTIVAISFNAIGCILAEEEQWLEAAQAFKTSLEINPEQEEAKYNLALCYLRDGDAQEALDELEPYLEKNEHDWEAQMLWLRAAKLLHTMDQTVEWSPPKGLQLPTRDLDSDTLQEMASLYETVGNYHRAQICYHFLTERSPKDGWTWHGLAWNTWLIAGTKRALTLVKKAISLAPENDDFLFSYGWMLLFDGRVEEAIKAFRIMLEKNRDNRLGQSGMISAYEKLGDTQEAKRLAKYFLEDAEPYVRSLGYFHLGRIAVVEENWRLAEQYFQRALPFAEQLWEIPIYLQLCASKLGQSEMQTELVQP is encoded by the coding sequence GTGAAAATCGAGGACTGGTTTCATACGCTTCGTAAAAAAGCGCAGACGATTGAAGAGAAGTGGCAGGGGGCTTCTGAACAAGAACGTCATCAGCTCGCGGAACAATTGTTTCAATTGCGCCAAGTAAGTGATACAGTCGTTGACCTGTGGCTGCAATTCGAAGAAAAATTATCGAATGCAATTCGTAGTATCAAGGAAATGGAAGGACAGCTACAGGCGGAAGAAAAAAAGACGCATCAGTCGAAGGTAAGTGCAGAATCACCAAAGGCCGTTGAAGCGAATCCATACGAGCCGATTTTTCGTCGAGGGGAAGGCTTTTATCATTTGTGCATGTTCCAAGACGCGAAAAAGTGTTTTGCAGAATTAGTCCAAAAATCGCCAGACTGGGAAAGTGGACGCCTGTACTACGCCTACAGTCTCCTTTTGTGTGAGGATGAAGAATTAGCCTTTCGGGAATTCCGTCTGCTCGGCAGGACAGCAAGCTCACCTACCATTGTGGCCATCAGCTTTAATGCCATCGGGTGCATACTGGCAGAAGAGGAGCAATGGCTAGAGGCGGCGCAAGCTTTTAAGACGTCTCTCGAGATCAATCCAGAACAGGAAGAAGCCAAATACAACCTCGCGCTATGCTATTTAAGAGATGGCGATGCACAGGAAGCTTTGGACGAATTGGAACCGTATCTAGAAAAAAACGAGCACGATTGGGAAGCGCAGATGCTATGGCTGCGTGCTGCAAAATTACTGCATACGATGGACCAGACGGTGGAATGGAGCCCGCCGAAAGGCTTGCAACTGCCGACACGCGATTTGGACAGCGATACTCTTCAGGAAATGGCCTCTTTATACGAAACAGTGGGCAATTACCACCGGGCACAAATTTGCTATCACTTTTTGACGGAGCGTTCCCCAAAAGATGGGTGGACGTGGCATGGCTTGGCCTGGAATACGTGGCTCATTGCGGGTACGAAACGCGCATTGACGCTCGTCAAAAAAGCGATCAGTCTTGCACCCGAAAATGACGACTTTCTTTTTAGTTATGGATGGATGTTGTTGTTTGACGGAAGGGTGGAAGAAGCAATTAAAGCGTTTCGGATCATGCTGGAGAAAAACCGAGACAATCGCCTCGGCCAATCCGGGATGATTTCCGCATACGAAAAGCTAGGGGATACACAAGAGGCAAAACGGTTGGCAAAGTATTTCCTGGAAGACGCTGAGCCATATGTACGTTCGTTAGGGTATTTTCATCTGGGAAGAATCGCAGTTGTGGAAGAAAATTGGCGCCTAGCTGAACAATATTTTCAACGGGCATTGCCATTCGCAGAACAGTTATGGGAAATCCCCATCTATCTGCAATTGTGTGCAAGCAAGCTCGGTCAATCAGAAATGCAAACCGAGCTCGTACAGCCTTAA
- the panD gene encoding aspartate 1-decarboxylase, giving the protein MFRTMMKAKIHRATVTEANLNYVGSITIDKNLLDALDILPNEKVQIVNNNNGARLETYVIEGAPGSGVICLNGAAARLVQEGDIVIIIAYAMMTDEEARTYKPRVAIMDEKNQIKELIAEEVHATIL; this is encoded by the coding sequence GTGTTCCGCACCATGATGAAAGCAAAAATCCATCGAGCAACGGTAACTGAAGCGAACTTGAACTATGTTGGCAGCATTACCATCGACAAAAATTTGTTGGATGCACTGGATATTTTGCCAAATGAAAAAGTACAAATCGTCAATAACAACAACGGAGCTCGTCTGGAAACATACGTCATCGAAGGTGCTCCAGGCAGTGGCGTCATTTGCTTGAACGGAGCAGCTGCACGTCTTGTACAAGAGGGCGATATCGTCATTATTATTGCCTATGCGATGATGACGGATGAAGAGGCAAGAACCTACAAGCCACGAGTCGCCATCATGGATGAAAAAAATCAGATCAAAGAATTGATCGCAGAAGAAGTACACGCGACGATTCTGTAA
- a CDS encoding CCA tRNA nucleotidyltransferase, whose amino-acid sequence MAIELAKRVLDRLEEHGFEAYYVGGCVRDWLLRRPVHDIDICTNAHPGDVIRLFPDHVPTGLKHGTVSVKVEGQMFEVTTFRTEGKYEDYRRPAEVQFVSELRLDLERRDFTMNAMAMDRHQVLHDPFGGREDMERQLVRAVGIPLERFQEDALRLLRGVRFASQLGFAIEDQTMLAMKQTAPLLAHIAVERIREELNKTLDSRAPEVGCQLLNETRLMAYAPEVDKLFDLSNEHIWRLHHLQTVTQKWSLLLFAANYSPVQSREVCQFLKMSKRETEAICCLVELLMRLQPQWDVPQAIEWGPLLLEVGWDTCNEFFLLLQACWWKERQSFSMQALLDQYENMPVKTIKDLAITGLDLQVAVQKKPGEWIVRVLESLLRQTALHGLPNTPEALVEVAKKEVAQDEH is encoded by the coding sequence TTGGCGATAGAATTGGCAAAGCGTGTTCTCGACAGATTGGAGGAACACGGCTTCGAAGCTTACTATGTGGGTGGTTGCGTCCGCGATTGGCTTTTACGACGACCTGTTCATGATATAGATATATGTACGAATGCCCATCCCGGCGACGTCATCCGATTGTTTCCCGATCATGTCCCGACTGGTCTGAAACACGGTACTGTGTCTGTAAAAGTCGAGGGGCAGATGTTCGAAGTAACCACGTTTCGGACGGAAGGAAAATATGAAGATTACCGTCGACCTGCTGAAGTTCAGTTCGTTTCAGAACTTCGGCTCGATCTGGAGCGACGAGATTTTACAATGAACGCAATGGCGATGGATCGTCATCAAGTATTGCACGACCCGTTCGGTGGACGTGAGGATATGGAGCGTCAGTTGGTTCGGGCTGTAGGCATTCCGCTAGAGAGATTTCAGGAGGATGCCCTTCGGCTTTTACGAGGAGTGCGCTTTGCTTCCCAGTTAGGTTTTGCTATAGAAGACCAGACCATGCTTGCTATGAAACAGACTGCACCTTTGTTAGCTCATATTGCTGTGGAGCGCATAAGGGAAGAGCTGAATAAAACGCTCGACAGCAGAGCCCCAGAGGTAGGTTGTCAGTTGTTGAATGAAACGAGGCTCATGGCTTATGCCCCTGAGGTAGATAAACTGTTTGACCTCTCAAATGAGCATATCTGGCGGCTGCATCATTTGCAAACCGTGACGCAAAAATGGTCGTTGCTACTGTTTGCGGCGAATTATTCTCCTGTGCAATCGCGTGAAGTATGCCAATTCCTCAAAATGTCCAAACGCGAAACAGAAGCAATTTGTTGCTTGGTTGAACTTCTGATGCGATTGCAGCCGCAATGGGATGTCCCTCAAGCGATTGAGTGGGGGCCACTGCTGCTTGAAGTCGGTTGGGACACGTGCAACGAGTTCTTCCTTTTATTGCAAGCGTGCTGGTGGAAGGAGAGGCAATCGTTTTCGATGCAAGCACTCCTCGATCAATACGAGAACATGCCTGTCAAAACCATCAAGGATTTGGCAATCACGGGGCTTGACCTGCAAGTAGCCGTTCAAAAAAAGCCAGGCGAGTGGATTGTTCGCGTCTTGGAATCGTTACTTAGACAAACGGCACTGCACGGTTTACCAAATACACCAGAAGCACTCGTCGAAGTTGCAAAGAAAGAGGTTGCACAAGATGAACATTAA
- the dapB gene encoding 4-hydroxy-tetrahydrodipicolinate reductase: protein MTKQIRVAVAGANGRMGQEVVKMLAQDIALVFTGNLDTRVSEEEINQQLDEMKPDVLVDFTTPHTVYRHMELCLARGVRPVVGTTGLTTEQLQEMTERYKEAGLGAIIAPNFAIGAILCMKFSAMAAKYMPHVEIIELHHDRKLDAPSGTALKTAEMIAAVREELKQGHPEEVETIPGARGADYEGFRIHSVRLPGMVAHQEVLFGATGQTLSIRHDSINRESFMPGVNMAIKAVMNMNGLIYGLEHLID from the coding sequence ATGACTAAACAAATTCGTGTAGCAGTTGCAGGCGCAAATGGTCGGATGGGGCAAGAAGTAGTGAAAATGCTGGCGCAGGATATCGCACTCGTTTTTACAGGCAATCTAGACACACGTGTGAGCGAAGAGGAAATCAATCAACAACTGGACGAAATGAAGCCGGATGTTCTGGTAGACTTTACGACACCACATACGGTGTACCGTCATATGGAGCTATGCCTAGCTCGTGGTGTGAGACCGGTCGTCGGAACAACGGGCCTGACAACAGAGCAGCTGCAAGAGATGACTGAGCGCTATAAAGAAGCGGGACTGGGTGCCATTATTGCCCCGAACTTTGCAATCGGCGCGATTCTATGTATGAAGTTTTCCGCAATGGCAGCAAAATATATGCCGCATGTAGAAATTATCGAGCTGCATCATGACCGCAAGCTGGATGCGCCGAGCGGAACTGCTTTGAAGACCGCAGAGATGATTGCAGCCGTTCGGGAAGAGCTCAAGCAAGGGCATCCTGAAGAGGTAGAAACGATTCCAGGCGCTCGCGGAGCAGATTACGAAGGCTTCCGGATTCACAGTGTCCGTCTGCCAGGTATGGTTGCTCATCAGGAGGTTTTGTTTGGTGCAACAGGCCAAACGCTGTCCATTCGCCATGATTCGATTAACCGGGAATCATTTATGCCAGGGGTAAATATGGCCATTAAAGCCGTAATGAATATGAACGGATTGATTTACGGATTGGAACATCTGATTGATTAA
- a CDS encoding nucleotide pyrophosphohydrolase yields MERQKTMQEMQQEVDQYISQFKEGYFSPLSMLARMTEEVGELAREINHFYGEKPKKKDEGEKTVEEELGDVLFIVICFANSLGIDLQEAFDRIMHKFNTRDKDRWTRIEENEQHD; encoded by the coding sequence ATGGAACGGCAAAAGACTATGCAAGAGATGCAGCAAGAAGTTGATCAATACATATCGCAGTTTAAAGAAGGATATTTTTCTCCGCTTTCGATGCTGGCTAGAATGACAGAAGAAGTAGGGGAATTAGCCAGAGAGATTAACCATTTTTATGGAGAAAAACCTAAGAAAAAGGACGAAGGCGAAAAAACAGTAGAGGAAGAGCTGGGTGACGTACTCTTCATCGTGATTTGTTTCGCAAACTCACTTGGAATCGATTTGCAGGAAGCCTTTGATCGTATTATGCACAAGTTTAATACTCGCGATAAAGATCGCTGGACGAGAATAGAGGAGAACGAGCAGCATGACTAA
- a CDS encoding YitT family protein, which translates to MKIRLDSIIAIIIGSAIMGFGINAFNIPNHLAEGGITGISILIKLLVPAVDQGIVFFVLNIPLFFLGWKILGRTSFFYTILGTVSLSVFLSLFDGVLPLPMKDRLLASLYAGVAVGVGLGIIFRYGGTTGGVDIIARLLQKYMGISMGRTLFFGDILVIGASLVYLNLESAMYTLVVVFIAARVIDFFQDGAYAGKALTIISNEADNIAKQILDLGRGVTLLAGKGAYSGDEKKVIYVVVSRNEVMRFKTIVQEIDPHAFVIVNDVHEVLGEGFTLDENKKPLHD; encoded by the coding sequence ATGAAAATTCGTCTTGACAGTATCATTGCCATCATCATCGGTTCTGCCATTATGGGATTTGGTATTAACGCGTTCAACATTCCCAACCATCTAGCTGAGGGCGGTATTACTGGTATCAGTATTTTGATCAAGCTGTTAGTTCCTGCTGTGGATCAGGGAATCGTCTTCTTTGTCCTGAACATACCGTTATTTTTCTTGGGCTGGAAAATTCTTGGACGAACTTCTTTTTTCTACACGATTTTGGGAACGGTTTCTCTCTCAGTCTTTTTATCCTTATTTGATGGTGTGCTTCCGTTGCCGATGAAAGATCGCTTGCTCGCTTCCTTGTATGCCGGGGTAGCTGTTGGTGTCGGTTTAGGAATTATTTTCCGTTACGGTGGGACAACCGGCGGTGTGGACATCATTGCCAGACTGCTTCAGAAATACATGGGTATCAGTATGGGAAGGACGTTGTTTTTCGGAGACATCTTGGTCATTGGGGCGTCCCTGGTCTATTTGAATCTGGAAAGCGCTATGTATACCCTCGTCGTCGTCTTTATCGCAGCACGTGTCATTGACTTTTTCCAAGATGGCGCTTATGCAGGAAAAGCATTGACGATCATTTCCAACGAAGCAGATAACATCGCCAAGCAAATTCTCGATCTAGGTCGTGGTGTGACACTCTTAGCGGGTAAAGGTGCCTACTCTGGCGATGAAAAGAAAGTCATTTATGTCGTTGTCAGCCGAAACGAAGTCATGCGTTTTAAAACCATTGTGCAAGAAATTGATCCGCATGCTTTTGTCATCGTCAACGATGTGCATGAAGTTCTCGGAGAAGGCTTCACCCTTGATGAAAACAAGAAACCGCTTCACGACTAA
- the panB gene encoding 3-methyl-2-oxobutanoate hydroxymethyltransferase: MAQNDRPITTSSIRKKKETRTPITMVTAYDYPSAKLVDEAGADMILVGDSLGMVVLGYDSTIPVTMEDMLHHTKAVTRGAKRAFVVTDLPFLSYHGTVEEAVKNAGRLMQEGLAKAVKMEGGRELAPIITRCVQAGIPVVGHIGLTPQSVHQLGGYKVQGRDLEAAKKLLDEALAIQEAGAFAIVLECVPEEVAGMIADKLDIAVIGIGAGATCDGQVLVFHDMVGYASDITPKFVKRYANIGETIREAVETYNNEVEARSFPGPEHVFHASEETIKELYGEGVKQS; this comes from the coding sequence ATGGCACAAAACGACAGACCTATTACGACTTCGAGTATCCGCAAGAAAAAAGAAACGCGAACCCCGATTACCATGGTGACCGCCTATGACTATCCGTCAGCCAAATTAGTGGATGAAGCTGGCGCTGATATGATTTTGGTCGGTGATTCATTGGGAATGGTCGTACTCGGTTATGACTCCACCATCCCTGTAACGATGGAGGATATGCTACACCATACGAAAGCAGTAACGAGAGGGGCTAAGCGTGCATTTGTCGTGACGGACCTGCCTTTTCTCAGCTATCACGGAACAGTTGAGGAAGCAGTGAAAAACGCGGGCAGACTAATGCAAGAAGGGTTGGCCAAGGCGGTCAAAATGGAAGGGGGCCGTGAACTGGCCCCAATCATTACACGCTGTGTACAAGCAGGCATCCCTGTCGTTGGACATATTGGACTTACTCCGCAATCGGTACATCAATTAGGCGGCTACAAAGTACAAGGAAGAGATCTGGAGGCAGCCAAAAAATTGTTAGACGAGGCCCTTGCGATTCAAGAAGCGGGTGCATTCGCCATTGTGCTGGAATGTGTTCCAGAAGAGGTCGCAGGCATGATTGCAGACAAGCTGGACATCGCTGTGATCGGAATCGGAGCGGGTGCGACTTGTGATGGTCAAGTGCTGGTGTTCCATGATATGGTCGGCTACGCATCGGATATCACACCGAAATTCGTGAAGCGTTACGCAAACATCGGTGAAACAATTCGTGAAGCAGTGGAGACTTATAACAATGAAGTTGAAGCAAGAAGCTTCCCAGGGCCAGAGCATGTCTTCCATGCCTCTGAAGAAACCATCAAGGAATTGTACGGGGAAGGAGTGAAGCAGTCATGA
- the bshB1 gene encoding bacillithiol biosynthesis deacetylase BshB1, whose product MSSLDILAIGAHPDDVEIGAAGSLILAAKQGKRVGILDLTYAELSSNGTVERRQQEATAADQVMGVAARYNFGLPDRGLEAVRESAIERVVKLIRETRPAIVLAPYYADRHPDHESVSRIVREAVFNAGIRKYLPEPSLPAYRPSQFLYYFINSTVTPQVVVDITTVYPQKMEALRCYRSQFELEEGSVQTPLTNGYLESVEYRERLFGQQAGVAYAEGFVSAAPYVLKSL is encoded by the coding sequence ATGAGTTCACTCGATATTTTGGCAATCGGCGCTCATCCTGATGATGTTGAGATCGGTGCGGCAGGCAGTCTGATTTTGGCAGCTAAACAGGGAAAGCGCGTGGGGATTCTCGACTTGACCTATGCCGAATTGTCTTCGAATGGAACCGTTGAAAGAAGGCAGCAAGAAGCGACTGCAGCTGACCAAGTGATGGGAGTGGCTGCTCGCTATAATTTTGGCCTGCCTGATCGTGGCTTGGAAGCAGTCAGGGAAAGTGCGATTGAACGTGTCGTAAAGCTCATTCGCGAAACTCGTCCAGCCATTGTTCTTGCACCTTATTACGCGGATCGTCATCCAGATCACGAAAGCGTTAGTCGGATCGTTCGTGAGGCGGTGTTTAATGCAGGCATCCGCAAGTATTTGCCGGAGCCTTCTTTGCCTGCCTATCGACCTTCGCAATTCCTTTACTATTTTATTAATTCAACTGTCACGCCGCAGGTTGTCGTGGATATCACCACTGTTTATCCGCAAAAAATGGAGGCGCTGCGTTGCTACCGCAGTCAGTTTGAACTCGAAGAAGGCAGCGTTCAAACACCACTTACCAATGGGTATCTGGAGTCTGTCGAGTATCGAGAGCGACTGTTTGGTCAACAGGCTGGTGTAGCCTACGCAGAAGGATTTGTCAGTGCAGCTCCGTATGTATTAAAGAGCTTGTGA
- a CDS encoding methylglyoxal synthase yields MKIALIAHDRMKEQIVQLAMAYESILAKHDLYATGTTGSRIMEATSLSLTRFLSGPLGGDQQIGAMIARNEMDLIIFLRDPLTSQPHEPDIIALLRLCDVHKIPFATNLGSAEIMLKALELGQLDWREVVHEENEA; encoded by the coding sequence TTGAAAATTGCATTGATTGCCCATGATCGAATGAAAGAACAGATTGTGCAACTAGCGATGGCCTATGAATCCATTTTGGCAAAACATGACCTGTATGCCACAGGAACAACTGGGTCGCGAATCATGGAAGCTACCTCGCTGTCCCTAACCCGATTTCTGTCTGGGCCATTAGGAGGCGATCAACAAATCGGTGCGATGATCGCCCGCAATGAGATGGATTTGATTATCTTTTTGCGTGATCCGCTTACCTCTCAACCACATGAACCTGATATTATCGCATTGCTTCGACTGTGTGATGTGCACAAGATACCGTTTGCCACCAATCTTGGTTCGGCAGAAATCATGCTGAAGGCTTTGGAGCTGGGACAACTGGATTGGCGCGAAGTGGTGCATGAGGAGAATGAAGCATGA
- a CDS encoding biotin--[acetyl-CoA-carboxylase] ligase, producing MNIKQVILQAFRDQPGNFISGEELSQTCGCSRTAVWKHIEELRRDGYEVEAVRKSGYRLLVAPDRLSAAEIMAGLETNRIGQNVIAYDEVVSTQPLAHEAAAKGAVEGTIVLAELQTGGKGRLGRPWHSPKGTGIWMSLIIRPSIPLPKTPQMTLLTAVAVAKTIREETGLPVKIKWPNDIFIGDKKVCGILTELNAESDRVNYLVIGIGLNANSVESDFPSELAQIVTSLRIESGEPLKRVSLIQRLCRIFEEEYDHYLQAGFERVKQEWENHSFTIGKWVTLQTISQQLEGRAVGLDEEGVLKVEDQAGQIHKVYSADVNYRAND from the coding sequence ATGAACATTAAGCAAGTCATCCTTCAAGCATTCCGTGATCAGCCAGGTAATTTCATCTCTGGTGAAGAACTAAGCCAAACATGCGGTTGCTCTAGGACGGCGGTTTGGAAACATATCGAAGAGCTGCGTCGAGATGGCTACGAGGTGGAGGCGGTGCGAAAATCGGGGTATCGCCTGCTGGTTGCCCCTGATCGCTTGTCAGCAGCAGAAATCATGGCTGGACTGGAAACGAATCGGATCGGTCAAAATGTCATCGCTTACGATGAGGTGGTATCTACACAGCCACTGGCACACGAGGCTGCGGCAAAAGGGGCAGTAGAAGGTACGATTGTGCTGGCAGAGCTGCAAACAGGTGGGAAAGGCAGACTCGGCCGTCCATGGCATTCTCCGAAAGGAACAGGGATATGGATGAGCTTGATCATCCGACCTTCGATTCCGTTACCGAAGACACCTCAGATGACGTTGCTAACGGCGGTTGCTGTAGCGAAAACGATCCGAGAAGAGACAGGGTTGCCTGTCAAAATCAAATGGCCGAACGATATTTTTATCGGAGACAAAAAAGTATGCGGGATTTTGACAGAACTCAATGCTGAATCTGATCGGGTCAATTATTTAGTAATCGGAATAGGGCTCAATGCCAACAGTGTCGAGTCTGATTTCCCATCTGAACTGGCACAGATTGTGACTTCGCTTCGAATTGAATCTGGCGAGCCACTCAAGCGTGTTTCGTTGATCCAGCGACTCTGCCGAATTTTTGAAGAAGAGTACGACCATTATTTGCAGGCTGGCTTTGAGCGTGTAAAACAAGAGTGGGAGAATCATTCGTTCACCATTGGCAAATGGGTGACCCTCCAGACGATTTCACAACAGCTTGAAGGTCGTGCCGTTGGCTTGGATGAGGAAGGCGTACTCAAGGTCGAGGATCAGGCGGGACAGATTCACAAAGTTTATTCGGCTGATGTCAATTATCGTGCAAATGATTAA